A genomic region of Deltaproteobacteria bacterium contains the following coding sequences:
- a CDS encoding OmpH family outer membrane protein: MKRFGVVLACLIISFIFIPSLGAKDFKLGSFDLQKIVRESKNAKAATALLTRDLESKRATLVEKQKDLQNLRADFDKATAGTRKAKQEKLEEAVKEYKRLAADLDEAHKKKTAEVNQKVLQDLRDVITALAKREGYTLIVQKNAVYLIDDEYDITDKVIRLYDQKRFQ, encoded by the coding sequence ATTATCAGTTTCATTTTCATCCCTTCGCTTGGGGCGAAGGATTTTAAACTGGGTTCTTTTGATCTTCAAAAGATTGTGCGGGAATCCAAGAACGCGAAAGCGGCGACGGCGCTCCTGACCCGGGATCTGGAAAGCAAGCGGGCCACACTCGTCGAAAAGCAGAAGGACCTGCAGAACCTCAGGGCCGACTTTGACAAAGCCACGGCGGGAACCCGGAAAGCCAAACAGGAAAAGCTGGAAGAGGCCGTCAAGGAGTACAAAAGGCTCGCCGCGGACCTGGACGAGGCGCACAAGAAAAAGACCGCCGAAGTGAATCAGAAGGTGCTGCAAGACCTGCGTGACGTCATTACGGCCTTGGCGAAGCGGGAGGGGTACACCCTGATCGTGCAGAAAAACGCCGTTTACCTGATAGACGACGAATACGATATTACGGACAAGGTCATCCGCCTCTACGACCAGAAGAGGTTCCAGTAA